Sequence from the Rutidosis leptorrhynchoides isolate AG116_Rl617_1_P2 chromosome 3, CSIRO_AGI_Rlap_v1, whole genome shotgun sequence genome:
AAATGAAAAGAGTAAAGCTTAAAGTCATAAACATGCGCTCATAAGAGATTAAAACATAAAAATAGTGATAAAAGATTGATATTTGTACCTCTTTGTCCATTACTTGATTAATAATGTCTTTCTTTTTCACCTTGACTTTATTCTTCTTAACTATTATCTCATTTCCTTGCCAAATGATTTCAGGAGGCCCCTCCTCTACGTATTcccattcatcatcttcatttgAACCTTCCTCAACTCCTTCCTGTAATATATAATTTCAGATATACGCAAATTATTAACTAAAAAACAACTTTACACATATAAAATCAAATTTAACGGTTCTGCAAAACTTAAATGCCGGTTGTACATGACATCTTAAAGCACGTGACATAATTTTTAAGCCTGCAACCAGATTCAGTAAACGTTTCGAAACAGAAAAGTTCACACTAGCAGTACGCAAATCAGGCTTCCAATGCATATGAAAAACCAACCTCATATTGAGCTTGAACAGCATATACACATTGTAACCAACAGTCACATATGAAGCTTTACTAGACCTTAAACCCATACATAATACAGTTCATCTAGAATAGCTCCTAAGGCTCAAGAACCAAAAACTAGCATTCATATTTATCACTCAAGTTGTAACAATCAAGCATGACCTAGTTTCAAGTCAATCTGATCTTAAATCAGTAGCATCAAATGAAATTTAGATAAAAATCATATTGATATAAGAATTAAACAAACAAATACGCTTATATCACCTTTAATTCTGTTTCAGCAGCATTCATttgctcttcttcttcttcttgttgttgtttcttcttcttcatttccaAATCTTCTAGAAACTTCCTTTCTCTCTCTTCAAATTCCTTTCGTTCTCTCTCTAACCTTTCTTTTTCTCTCTCTTCTTCCTCCTCGATCTTACGTTGTTCTTCAGGATCGTTCATTCGAGCTTCCTCTTCGGCGCGTGATTTCTCCGCTATCTCCTTCCTTATTTGTTTACGTTTTTCCTTCTTCAATGACTTCCGTTTCTCCTTCCGGCTGACGAATTTCGGTTGTTCCGCGGCTTTGGGATCCGTTGCCGCCATGGTATCCGGTGGAACGTCGCAGGTGGTAACAGATTCCGTCATCTTATGATGGTTTGTGATATTGTAAATAGGGTTAATAGTAAGGGAAAACTAAATATAacatgtttatttatatttatatctatatttatattatatttttaaatatgtataaatataaaattCTGAAATATGTTTATTTATGTTTATCATTTTCTTAGTTTGTAATTGTAATAATTATATGTGCATGTGTATTTTAGTTACCCGTGAGAAAAAACGGATTAACCGATCTATAACCACATTAACCGATAAAATTGTATCGAATTAACTGAATCGAATGGATAATCGTGGATTTGGTTAACACTTTTGAATTATGTGGGTCGGTTATGAAAGGTACCTGCACCGAATTAATCGCATCCGCACcattttttaatttatatttttatttgtgaTCGTTTTTTGGGAAAACGGtcaaatatttaaaataataaaccATGTAAATCAATGTGTAACATTATTTTGACTTTTAAGTTTGGATGGATGGGGGATGAAGTTCAAAGAAAATTCTACATTTTATAAACTTTACGTGAACTTATGTTTTGTCTAGTAATTAATAGTTTTTTGTATTAATTTAGAGTGTAAAACGACATTGAGCTACTTTTATTTTCGATTAAAGATACGAGACAATCCTAAACAAATTGAGCacccttttcaaaaaaaaaaatcaatataaAAGGGTAATCAAGCGTTTCGGATCCAAATCATTTAAAATTTCTTTTTTGATATCGTCTGGAACAAAATTGCGTCCAATAAGATTTGAACCTATACTAAAGGATTAGAAGAGACAATGATTTTTCTTATATTAAAATGTCATTTCCTTGTAGTATAGCCACCAATTTATTAAATTAACTTTTTCCCAATAAATGGTTAACCAAATAACCATTTTATAATTAATCGTTAACCAATTTAATCAAATTAACCAACTCACTTTTAACCGAATGGAAtggttaaaaaaattaaataaccACAATAATTGTTATGAGTGTGGCTTTGGCCCATATGTGCCCCAACCCGCTCCACGCTCTCCCCTAATTTTACTGTTAGAAAAAGCTCatgatatattattaataagtaatataagtAATATGAATGATCTAATTACATGAAACGCCACCGACTCACAATGAGTGTTAAAATAGTAATGCAAAATCCAAATATTTAGAAGTCTCTCGATGTCTCGCAAGTGCGAAGGTCTCAATCTTGGTCATAAGCCAAATTGGCAGAAACCCGTCCAGGGCCATCCTGTTAAATTTATGGAACATGTTCAATAATGAAAAATGGGCCCTTTATATACGAAATtttttcataaataataataagttcaataatactaataaagtcATAAGTACTAAGATCAATTAAAATAACGGTTGTATTAACAAATGATCCTATGTATATAATATTAGGCTAATTGTTTTGAGCCCTTATAGATATTGGGTCATGTGGGCCCGCACGCCTTGTATGCTCGCGAGAGACACATACGATAAAAAAATAAACCCGTTACTCTTTCTACTTTTTAGATTTGTTGAGTCTTTGATCATGTTTAGTGACCATCTTTTATATCCACATGTCTAGTAGGTGTTTAGTGGTTAAATAAATTATTGGTTAGTGATTTAGTGCATTAGTGGAGTAGTGATTTATCTTTAATACGTGCTATTTGAAAAGTGACTTGTAATATCCATTTCTACCTTGACTGATAAATCAATATATACACACTTTAAAGTTTCTTTTTTTTCCCATTTATTTTTACACTGTTCATTGATAGCATCTAGCTTTGTCATATGATATTAGAGCCTTGATTAGGCAATTTGTTTTTTAGTTTAGAGGCTTATTTGTGTTCTTATATTTAAAGAAGTTTAAAGAAAAACTTTGTTTTTACTAGCAACAATGAAGGTTACAATCGTAAATGATGAAAGAATGTAGTGTAATTTGAAATGGAAAAGTTGTAGGTGGTGAGTGTATGGGGAGTCGTACTCAATGGAAATCACATTTGAGGGGCGTGATTGATGCCATCACACTATGTCACGAACTCTATATCAATAAATAACTTTTTTACTAACTTTTACTATGTACTTTCGATTCCGATCATGATTTTGATTTTACAAATCACCCATCACTCTCTAAAAATTGGGAGGTGATACCCACACATTtctttttgatccatacacactttttatcataatacttataattgtATCCTTAAATTTACCTGAAAATTGAACCTCCTTATTATAAGTAACGGATATTAGTAAGTTAGTGTGTATGAATAGTGTGATGGGACACTTGTACGGAGTAATAACTGTATCAAAATAGTCTAGCTCGGCACACTTATATTTGCACCCGTTGTCCAAATAGAGTATTAACAACCAAAAAACACCACAAGTGCATCAAGCGGTTGGAAATCGGAGATGGCGACGGCTGTGATGAACGGCGTCGGAGGAGCTGTAGCTGGAACCACCGCTCAAAAGACGGTGTTAATAACAGGTGTAAGCAGAGGTTTAGGGAAAGCATTAGCCCTAGAAATCGCAAAAAGAGGTCATTCTGTAATCGGATGTTCTCGTTCGCAACAAAAACTCAATTCTCTCCAATCAGACatctcttcttcttcatcatcatcatcgtctgaAAATCAACACATTTTTCTGAATGTTGACGTCGTTAGTTTTCCATCTCTCTTACTCGTTACTGCTGATTAATTTATGCAATTTGCTCTTATTATGCCTGTTTGGATTTCATTGCTGCGACAGAACTTAATTAGGTTTAAAATAAGCACACTAGATGTTACTGTAATTACTTTCTTTTGCTCATATTCAAGTATTTAAAAGAAATATTATAAACACATCAAATATACAATTCTATTTTGTTTGAAGTATATAGTACTTTAGTTAAGGTTTTGAAGTTGATTATATtgttaaatttatatattttttatttgtaGATCTTAACAGTAgttaattgttgattaaagttatcTATTTTTATGGTGTCATTCAGTGTTCGAATAGCAGTGTTCAAGAGTTGGCTCGAGTTGTTATGGAGAAGAAAGGTGTTCCAGATATTATTGGTAATCATACATCTCTTTTTAACTTGCTTCTTACCACTCGTTGTTTGATGATTAATCAGCTTATCTCTTGTTTAGTGAAGAGCATATAAACAGATTTTCATGTGAATGGATGTAATCTACAAGTGCTGAAGAGCATATAAACAATAATTTTACCTTGAGCGTTATAACTAAGGCCTCAAATTTATTAGagttagattatgattatgattaaaaaaCAAATTTGAACTTGAACACGCGAACTAAGGCCTCAAATTATTGTGATTAGATTACGATTACAAAGGCTTAAAACACTATCATTAGTTGAGAAATTAGAGTCTAGGTGATAGTGCCGTGCCTCACATTTGTTTACATCACTAGATTTTCATGTATATTCTACACCCATTTGTCGTTGTACAGTTTAGACACCAGTGTTCAAACAAACAATTCATATCGACTTTCGATACTTCAAGAACACGTGCACTTTTAACAGAGTGGACAAATGAATTCAAGAATTAGTTTTCTGATCCAGATTATAATGGTGTTCCTCTTAATAGTTGAGGACTTGATACTTTAAGGTCTGACAGTTTTGTACGTTGTCAATCTTGTTATAAGTTAGATGTGTGAATATGGCTATAGTCTTACATGTAATGTAATTTGGGTTGAGATTCATTCATTATAGGAGATGTATGTTATTCAGTTAACTTTTTATGTTAGCTTCAAGAGGAAATGTGCTTATGGAAGCAGCATATATGTGCAGTAAATAATGCAGGTACCATAAACAAAAACAACAGACTATGGGAAGTTCCAGAGGAGGAATTCAATGCTGTGATTGATACTAATCTCAAGGGACTTGCAAATGTTTTGCGTCACTTTATTCCTGTTATGATTGAGAAAAAACAAGGCATTATTGTCAATATGTCGTCCGGGTGGGGAAGGTCTGCTGCAGCACAGGTAAAAAACCAAATAAATTATTCAACGATTTATATTTGTGTTGTTTGTTGTCCTGCATATCACATATGAACTCAGGCTTGTTATTAAAATGGTTTGTAAAATGGCGACAGGTGGCACCTTATTGTGCTTCGAAATGGGCAGTGGAAGGGTTGACCAAGTCAGTGGCAAAGGAGTTGCCAGCTGGAATGGCAATTGTTGCACTAAATCCCGGAGTCATAAATACCGATATGCTTCAATCGTGCTTTGGCAGTTCAGCCAGTCTGTACCAGGAACCCGACTCGTGGTACATTATTTTCGGTTAACTTGACTGTATGTAAATTATAGTCAAGTGTTCTTTTTGGCTTATTTAGAACTTTGTGGTCATATAGATTAAAATTTGTTTAGCTGCATAATTCAAGGCTCTGAAAGGGCATGACTCACTTGAAAAGCCATCATACACTTCTTTAAATATGCCATATGTGATTCTTTATGTGATTACTTATTTGCTTAATCCATATGTTTAAATATTTACCTTTTCTCTACAGGGCTCCTAAGGCAGCTGATATGATACTAAATCTGACAATGGCTGACAATGGTGCATCTCTTTCAGTATAATTAATTAATTGAACATTATAGTATTGAGCCAAGTTATAGACTATTAATAACAGAATTTTCAGAGCTGTGTTAACATTGTAGTACTTACATTTATAGATAAGCCTATTAGTAACAGAATTATCTGACTGTGGTATACTAGAGTTCAAATTTGAGTCTCGTAATTTATCTCGCACATTTTTTTCTAAATGCGTATGTTATTGTCCATGGACTATGAAGAATTGATGTGTTTCATTCAAACCTTAACTAATACTccatatactagtgaaatgacccgtggaatcacgggtttgtttatacgaaatagtttaatgaCATATTTGaattattaagtgaatgtaaatgctaaagtcatttagtttaaagaCCCGTGAAACTACGAATTCCGACTAAGAAATTTGTCTTTGTTTTTACAAACATGTTAAGACATGtatgtaattaatcccgtaaagaaaattcatatttgaatattaataatttaatactaaaaaataataattataattataataattaaaataaataataataaaaaattgaggatttatatttttaataataattaataatcattagtaataacaaatgtcttttgaaatttttttaaagatTAAAATACAAGTATTATATAAAGGTTGTATAATATGCTTCAaaatttgtacatgtgttcattgtGTGTTTTGTAAAGATCGTACATGTTTTAaaatttgtacatatggtcataagGTGTTATAAGATTGTACTTAATGctttaaatattgtacatatgttaatgagggtgttttatcataatgttgtacataatgcttcatatattgtataattaacatgttaatatttttattaaaaaaattaattatattaatgacatCATTATGAGGGGTTTacaatttttctttttatttttgaattttcttTAAGCTTAGATAATCCTTATTTAtgatatcatcattttagagatttaatagatACTATAGATAGATATCAAGCTCTATTGTTGGGGAATCAAGTAATAACTAAGTGTGTTACTTGCTGTTATCTAACATCTGTGTTACCAAATACATTGATTGTTTTGTTGCTAACTTGCTTTCATGTTAATATAGAAGTTTTATTTTCCAACGGCTAAGAAGAAATCATAATGCAAATTAGGTTTCCCACGGCGAAGAGTTTTTATAGctttgtttgtaaaatatttttgtaaaCTTTGGTTTGTAGACAATGTATTtctcaagaaaaatatgttccctAAGTTTTCAAATTATATAGCCCATCTTAAGTGGAGAAATACATTGTTTACAAAGAAAGTTCACAAAATATTCACAAACAAGCGTGGCCCAGGAGAAAGAACTACAAACACGAAAAATGAAAATGACTTATATGTGGATATTAGTGCAAGTCAGTTAGTCAGTTGTAAAAAGATTTTCGAAAATTTATTTGCAAGTGTAGAATCACTCATTTTTTCTTTGAAACTTATTTGGTAACCATATAACGGTCATAGTTTTATAAGCATGAAATACAACTATAAAACGTTTCAAGTTATTTAGATCTCTTCTGTGTTTTGAATTTGTTGACATTACTAGCACTGTCCCATTGATAGTTATACTTGGTCATTGACTCGTTAGCTGTTGTTTTACGATATTTAGTGTAACCTAAAATCCAAAAAGTGTGCACTATCATTTAATATTTGTAAATTTCGATCCAAACAATTGAATATGATACATGCACGAGGCCTGGATCGCCAAATGCGAACAAACATTTGGCGAACAAGCAACCTCAATCGACAAACTAGAAAATAAACAGTTAAAAAACAGAAAATAATCCGTGTCATATATACAAACAAGTGTACGAACTCTACAAAAACTTACAATAAAAGTATGAGTAATTAGATCAGCGAATAAGAACACTAACCCCCCACTACTAACAAATGCCTCAATcaatttcatttcatttatttactaataataataatcaaaatctaATACCTATAGCCCGAACCAGGTGGTGCTGGTGGCATCCGGTTTGGCGTGCGACGACTGCCAGCGTTTGATCCTGAACCCACATCACCATTCTCAATAGGGTCACTATGGCCATTTGACACGTACCTAGCGCTGAGATTTGAAGGTCCATTTGCAGCACCATCAAAAGCAGATCTCCAGTCATCACCCGATGATGGCCCACCACTTCTTGGACTCTCTGATAATGTCAACCATTTAAGTTTAAAAAATGTCAGATTTTGTTAGAAGGCAAATGACAGTATCAAGTATGAGCAGAAGTAATGAATGGGTCGATTAGGGTTATGTTTTATGTGTAACGGGTCAGACGAATAAAAGCATCTAGAAGCTTAGTTGGATTATTTAATTACCTGCAGGACTAGTACCATTTGACATGCCAGATGCAGCAGCTGCTCGATTGTCATGAATGCTTAGTTGGCGTGTGAGTTTGGATAGCAGAGACGATTGCTTTTGAATTTTTTCTCTTTTGCGCTTAACATTACCATCCTCTTGAAGTAACTCCTCTATCCTAGGGGTACTTTGGGAACTTCACACCAAGATAAATAATGTTTATAAATGACATCAGCATGAACTGTAAAGATAATGGGGGGTAAGGAACAAAACAGAACAGCATACCTAACAGAACTGTAAAGCTTATTAAGCATGTCTTCTTTAGCTTTTTCTACTTGGCACAGAACAACTGCCTATAATACACAACAAATAGACCAAAATCACAAAAATGAGTGATACACAATACACACCGTAAACATTGACGCGCTGCACAATATAATATACCTTGGGAACATTTGCTGCAAGGCTGTTCAAAACGGCTTCGACGTAACCACGTACTTCTTGAGCCATCCAACGAAGTTCTTCCTCTGGATCTGCAGGTTTTCTCACCATTGTATCCTAAACAAATCAAAattattcaaaattagtcaaagtcaaacttggtcaaccttgTATACATTCAATGAAAGACTAAACATATAAAAACCTATCGGATAAACTTACAAGAGACCCTTCAGATTGAGTATGCCTAATAGGAACTCCATCTGCCTTCATAATCACTTGACCACCTTTGGCACCAACTATAGCTCTTAACTTGTTTAACCATTCAACCTTTTCTGCAACGCTCTCAGCTTTTAGCATAACAGCACTGTGAGCTGTCGATTAATTTTTTATACTTTGAATTAGCATTGACATggcatatatattaatatatataatataattttaataaaaatccaCTAACTCACATTTTAATACAGTCTTGTATGCAACCTTGCTTGTTATCTTGAAtgctagactgggtgctttttcttCAGCCTTTCCTTTTTTATCCTTTGAACTCTTGGCTGGGGGTTCTTCCTCTTCAATCTCTTCTATATTGCAATCCTAATTTTTTGTACGAATTCGGTAAGTTACGGAAAGTTGCACAATTTATTCTTTATAAAACTTGATATCCAAGGTTATCTCTAATGTGTTGTGTGTGCGCATGCAAAATGTAGCACTTTAAACTCATACATTAACTTAATATACTAATACCATAAGCTTCTGTTAGATCAGCTTTGAACCAGGTAATCGTAGTATAGGTTACAAATAGGTTTGAGATaacataattaaaaaaaataaaaaaactgctGGCAATATAGACATTAATGAGTAAATGGCGAGACTTTTCAGATTTAAAAGATTGATAAGCATTAATTGTCACAATATTATTTCCAAAACATACCTCCAAATTGATCGACCCACGGAAGAGTCTCTCTTCTTGTGTTTTAGTGTATCCAAGCTACATAAAGAAGACAGAAAGATCTGAAAATCAATTATAAATCTAACAATAAACTTCGGCCACATCCTAACAAGTTAATGACAATTGCAAAATTCATACGCTGATACTAACCTTTCCAGTTTTCTCACTTAACACGAACCACTTTTTACTCCAACCATTAGTTTTTGAGCTTCTCTTCAATAAATAACCTGCACACACAAATAATAAGGAAGAAATGCCTCGCTAAAAAAAACCTATAATTATGTGTCCATTAAACTATCAACAAAAACGACACATATCAACAGAAAATTACAAAAGAAATGAATTTCAGTAGTCATATTTAGATAGACCGCAAATTCCAACTGATACTGAAAGCTAGTTGATACTATAAGATTGATAGCAATAAGTCATAGAACACATTCACATATTATTAGGAgctaagacaaaaaaaaaaaaaaaagtcactaAGCATAAGCTACTCATTATCAAGTATCAAGTGAAGTTATACAAAACATGAAATTATGAAATACAAGTGATGTTGAATGATGCTCACCAAAGACGGGGCATATAAGAGTTACTTAATTCTTGTAAAAACATAAGACTCTAAAGTAGGCATCATTTCACCCAAAAAAGAGGTGAAAAGATTATCAAAGAACCATAAAAACATAAATACACACAAGTTCTAAGATCACAAAACAACATGAAACAGTAAATATGCTAAGAAATAGGTCAAAGAAAAAACCTGCTGTTAACTCCCCATCAGGTCCGGCAACTTTCAAGACGGGTCCTGCTTGTGCATCTTTGTCGTGCTTATTATCCTTCGATGATTTCGGATCCCCACCTATCTGAGGACTAGCTGACTACATAAACCACAAAAGGGTAAAAGAGTCAATAAATGGGGAGAAACCCACAATGCTTAAAAAGCCCAAAAGTGAACCCCAAATAAATCATACTAACAAAATTGTTCTGCAAAAATCAAGAATTCATAATGCTGCAGTAAACAAAAAGATAATGTACCCTATTTAACAAAGATTGTTCTGCATCCACGGCCTTCTTGGAAGATTTATTCCTAATCTCTTCCTCTCGTTTCTGCCTCTCCATCCTGTAAAGATAAAAAAATCATGAGAATTGTGTTTTCAAATATAAAACTATGAATAATATATAATAGAAATAACAAAAAGTGTGAAAAAcaatttcaagcatgtttatttctATCTTTGGGACAACTCAAAAGAGATATGTAGAATGATTTTATTTTTCGAAACTTGCTCATAAGTTACTATAGGGTGATAGCTTTTAACGCCAAGGTAATTTAGGACAAGTCATTAGAGCAACAAAAGTTGCTAGCACCA
This genomic interval carries:
- the LOC139898023 gene encoding NADPH-dependent pterin aldehyde reductase translates to MATAVMNGVGGAVAGTTAQKTVLITGVSRGLGKALALEIAKRGHSVIGCSRSQQKLNSLQSDISSSSSSSSSENQHIFLNVDVCSNSSVQELARVVMEKKGVPDIIVNNAGTINKNNRLWEVPEEEFNAVIDTNLKGLANVLRHFIPVMIEKKQGIIVNMSSGWGRSAAAQVAPYCASKWAVEGLTKSVAKELPAGMAIVALNPGVINTDMLQSCFGSSASLYQEPDSWAPKAADMILNLTMADNGASLSV